The window GTTCACGGTCATAATATTGGGCCCATTTTTCTCTCTCCCGGATAAAACCGTCCACTTTTTCCAACTGGACAAGGCCTATAGCGCCCTGCAGGTCGGTCATCCGGTAGTTGTATCCGAGCAGGTTAAAGTCGGGCATGAGGTAAGGCGCGTTGTTGCCGTGGCGCTGTTCCTCGGAAATCGAGGCCCCATGATTGCGAAGGCAATTAATGATTTCAGCCAGTTGGGGATCGTTGGTCGCGCACATCCCTCCCTCGCCCGTAACCAGGACTTTGCGGGGATGGAACGAATAGCAACCCACGTCCCCGATGCTCCCGGCGCATTTTCCCTTGTATGACGCCCCGCTTGCGCAGGCGGCATCTTCTATGACCCGGAGGTCATATTCTCTTGCCAAATTCATGATTTCATCCATGTCGGCATAAAGTCCGAACAGATGAACCGGAATAATGGCCTTCACCCTTACGCCTTTAGCCATAGTGTCTTTGATGGCTGCACGGGCGCTTTCCGGATCGATGTTGAAAGTCTCGGGAGCAATGTCGCAAAAAACCGGTATCCCGCCGCAATACTCAACCACATTGGCCGTAGCCACCCAGGTAAACGAAGGCACAACAACCGCATCGCCAGGTTGCACGCCGACTGCCAGGAGAGCAAGGTGCAACGCGGTAGTGCAACTGGTCGTAGCCAAGGCATACTTGACCCCGTGCCGCTCGGCGAATGCCTTTTCGAAGGCAGCCACTTTGGGTCCTTGTGTAAGCCAGCCGGTATCAATCGGCTCCCTTAAGGCGTCCCATTCTTCTTTGCCCATGCAAGGAGCGGCGATCTGAATTTGTTTCTGTTTACTCATCCGCTATTCCCGCTTCCTTCCTGCGCTGCTCTACCTCTGCCTTGTGGTTGTTTCGCCATTCGATGAGTCTTTTCAATCCTTCTTTCAAATCGACTTCGGCCTTATAACCTATTTCCTTTTCAGCCTTTACCGGGCACCCAATACGGTTTTTTACAAAGGTGAGACCTGCCGGTTCATATTGTATTTTCAAATTTGACCCCGTGACAGCCAAGACCATTTTGGCAAGCTCCTTGATGCTTGTCCTGATGCCGGTCCCGACATTGTAAAACGTATCCGTAGTATCCGCTTTCATCGCGCAGACATTTGCCCTGCCGCAGTCGCCCACATATACAAAATCGTAGGTCTGGGAACCGTCGCCGTAAACAACCAGGGGCAGTCCCTTATCCAAGCGGTCAAGCATCTTCATGATCACCGATACATATGTGCCGCGGTAA is drawn from Peptococcaceae bacterium and contains these coding sequences:
- a CDS encoding DegT/DnrJ/EryC1/StrS family aminotransferase; its protein translation is MSKQKQIQIAAPCMGKEEWDALREPIDTGWLTQGPKVAAFEKAFAERHGVKYALATTSCTTALHLALLAVGVQPGDAVVVPSFTWVATANVVEYCGGIPVFCDIAPETFNIDPESARAAIKDTMAKGVRVKAIIPVHLFGLYADMDEIMNLAREYDLRVIEDAACASGASYKGKCAGSIGDVGCYSFHPRKVLVTGEGGMCATNDPQLAEIINCLRNHGASISEEQRHGNNAPYLMPDFNLLGYNYRMTDLQGAIGLVQLEKVDGFIREREKWAQYYDRELSSITWLRTPSKPEGCVHSWQAYVCWVDETKAPLTRDDLLKYLFENGISSRVGTQAVHMLGYYKQKYGLSDDLCPNSRDAYRYSIALPLHNKMSEEDYNHVLETLRRL